The following proteins are encoded in a genomic region of Rhizobium sp. CCGE531:
- a CDS encoding DUF6499 domain-containing protein codes for MPMEPLEDWRSPKFEEALGRLDRGGISFEFLRRNEEYREHYDTATGDSLTDQQAVIAAREGLTRRWGVLFPC; via the coding sequence ATGCCGATGGAACCATTAGAGGATTGGCGCTCGCCGAAGTTTGAAGAGGCGCTCGGCCGGCTGGATAGAGGCGGCATCAGCTTCGAGTTCCTGCGTCGCAATGAAGAGTATCGCGAGCATTATGACACGGCGACCGGCGACAGTTTGACGGACCAGCAAGCCGTCATTGCCGCAAGGGAGGGTCTTACCCGGCGATGGGGCGTTTTGTTTCCCTGCTGA
- a CDS encoding DUF2285 domain-containing protein — MPQDLPAERTVQRQGLHVQLSDSEGVHRLWFPEGDAPLRAAVLIPLDAHLAERLQSLQRWHRWLSGQPSGRWPRWQRFSPYRIHRFSLMLRAWDGVNKGVSRQEVAGVLLNPALRKLRSIDWKNSPERRRLHRLLKTAQDLIKDGYRRLIKPDSE; from the coding sequence GTGCCGCAAGATCTGCCTGCCGAACGGACCGTTCAGCGCCAGGGCTTGCATGTCCAGCTCAGCGACAGCGAAGGTGTCCATCGCCTTTGGTTTCCGGAGGGCGATGCGCCGCTCAGGGCGGCCGTTCTCATTCCGCTCGATGCGCATCTGGCAGAACGCCTCCAAAGCCTGCAGCGATGGCACCGCTGGCTATCCGGCCAGCCCTCCGGACGTTGGCCGCGCTGGCAACGCTTCTCGCCCTATCGCATCCACCGCTTCAGCCTGATGCTGCGAGCCTGGGATGGGGTCAATAAGGGCGTCTCCCGACAGGAAGTGGCAGGCGTGCTCTTGAACCCGGCGCTCAGGAAACTGCGCTCCATCGACTGGAAAAATTCGCCGGAGCGCCGCCGGCTTCACCGTCTGCTCAAGACTGCGCAGGACCTGATCAAGGACGGTTATCGCCGTCTAATCAAGCCGGACTCCGAGTAG
- a CDS encoding helix-turn-helix domain-containing protein, which yields MQQKTDPDWPRFVRTPEAARLLDLSPRTLEKHRCEGTGPVYRKLGGRVVYSVADLEAWVRASARQSTSERATALPIGGQAAGAAR from the coding sequence ATGCAGCAGAAAACCGATCCCGATTGGCCGCGCTTCGTGCGCACCCCCGAGGCTGCGCGGCTGCTCGATCTTTCTCCCCGGACGCTGGAAAAGCACCGCTGCGAAGGAACGGGCCCGGTCTATCGCAAGCTCGGTGGCCGCGTCGTCTACTCCGTCGCCGACCTTGAAGCCTGGGTGAGGGCATCTGCGCGCCAGTCCACCTCCGAGCGGGCAACGGCGCTGCCGATCGGCGGCCAAGCCGCCGGCGCGGCGCGCTGA
- a CDS encoding replication initiator protein A, producing MSTHRTYQGQQLELFQARGGGIAARDAQDLMSWPFFSLAKSRRVRPIDFRMGDVWIRVEATAEYGMATIWDADILIWAASQVVEARDKGLRTSRFMSATPYEILSFINRDDSARSYERLKAALDRLQSTTVVTSIRQPSERRRHRFSWIAEWKERLDANGRPLGIELILADWFYAGVLDNALILTIDEAYFNLTGGLERWLYRLVRKHGGRQRWGWSFDLEHLHLKSGSLSPLRRFRFEIRAIVGRQPLPNYRLALSIDPDGRERLTFRPARPEHPAARKTVGAMS from the coding sequence ATGTCGACGCACAGGACATATCAGGGACAGCAGCTTGAACTGTTCCAGGCGCGCGGCGGCGGTATCGCCGCCCGTGACGCGCAGGACCTGATGTCCTGGCCCTTCTTTTCACTCGCCAAATCCCGCCGCGTGAGGCCGATCGACTTCCGCATGGGCGACGTCTGGATCCGCGTCGAGGCCACCGCCGAATACGGCATGGCGACCATCTGGGACGCAGATATTCTGATCTGGGCTGCGTCGCAGGTCGTCGAGGCGCGCGACAAGGGTTTGCGCACCTCGCGCTTCATGTCGGCCACCCCTTATGAAATCCTTTCCTTCATCAATCGCGACGACTCCGCGCGCAGCTACGAACGGCTGAAAGCCGCGCTTGACCGGCTGCAATCCACGACGGTCGTGACGTCGATCCGCCAGCCGTCCGAACGGCGGCGCCACCGCTTCTCCTGGATCGCCGAATGGAAGGAGCGGCTGGATGCCAACGGCCGGCCGCTCGGCATCGAGCTCATTCTCGCCGACTGGTTCTACGCCGGCGTCCTCGACAACGCCCTGATCCTCACCATCGACGAAGCCTATTTCAATCTGACAGGCGGCCTCGAGCGCTGGCTTTACCGCCTCGTGCGCAAGCATGGCGGCCGCCAGAGATGGGGCTGGAGCTTCGATCTCGAGCACCTGCATCTCAAGTCCGGCAGCCTTTCACCACTCCGTCGCTTCCGCTTCGAGATCAGGGCCATCGTCGGCCGCCAGCCGCTTCCGAACTACCGGTTGGCGCTTTCGATCGATCCGGACGGGCGCGAGCGGCTGACCTTCCGACCGGCGCGCCCCGAACACCCCGCGGCCCGCAAAACTGTGGGAGCCATGTCATGA